The following proteins come from a genomic window of Sphaerisporangium rubeum:
- a CDS encoding FtsX-like permease family protein: MNPLLLLRVHRGTAALLAVLTLSAALLIAALPRVAEASYDDALHSILTGTSAGLTDLTVSRRTQGPQNQITAEGGFQKLDREWRESLPPSLASLMDTRPGNTSHYSAKTVGTPVADRVGPGHLPLQLVDVAWLSGADQRIRYVDGVPPGPPTVVPRVPGHPDLRDVDLFEIALVRSAAELMRIPAGTILVLGNSRPMLAKVTGIFEPVNAADRYWHHDLNVIKASVRRMAGTDREEHHITALTGPSSLTRLNGDSRDLRYYWVLAVDNAKIDARNAGDTVAGVAEFRRRVGLAATDQITTWSQVAGFSVWELGTALDEVLNDYLRQLATAQALAYLATGGLAVVAAGVLALAAQLLTERMAGALALARARGASLRQVVLTGTGTVALACAPAALIGYALSYLVPGPVTSIVHLGPLFIVAVALVFAATRVALAHRRPLNERRADVAARRPSPRRLMLELVVVVLALAGAYLLRNRGLTTDVRGGSAPAGDPFLMLVPVALTVAVALIVLRCYPYPLRLVVWLAARARPAVPFVGMTLAARARAVTALPVLILLPALAVSVYGAVVGGTLDATQRLAAWQATGAAGRVESAAELPAGVVAAVREVPGVRTVLPADKGTAQIGLGGRSATVVAIDLDAYRRLVAGTPLTVPAAPAGGPAGTIPALVSPDLANLSEFEIGWHVRMKLSKRGVVADGLPGIGFTTHSLIIVPFDASERAGSREYTSMLLLGGEDIDAGRLRAATGNVPPIHVATFGESLGRITGTPLTGTITTAFQVVTVALAVYALLTVIIALVTGAADRVRALSFLRTLGLSERQAAALTVLEVTPLIFLTACAGLALGLALPAALGPGLDLGVYAGGIAVRAYEIDPGTPVLLAAGLTAVAVGGAFLHAAIGRRRSLGSILRVGD; this comes from the coding sequence ATGAACCCGTTGCTGCTCCTGCGCGTGCACCGGGGTACGGCCGCGCTGCTGGCCGTGCTGACGCTCAGCGCCGCGCTGCTCATCGCGGCGCTGCCGCGGGTGGCGGAGGCGTCCTACGACGACGCGCTGCACTCCATCCTGACCGGCACCAGCGCCGGTCTGACCGACCTGACCGTCTCCCGGCGCACGCAGGGCCCGCAGAACCAGATCACCGCGGAAGGCGGGTTCCAGAAGCTGGACCGCGAATGGCGGGAGTCGCTGCCGCCGTCCCTGGCGTCCCTCATGGACACCCGGCCCGGCAACACCAGCCACTACAGCGCCAAGACCGTCGGCACCCCGGTCGCGGACCGGGTGGGGCCCGGCCACCTGCCGCTGCAGCTCGTGGACGTCGCGTGGCTGTCCGGCGCGGACCAGCGGATCAGGTACGTCGACGGCGTGCCGCCGGGCCCGCCGACGGTCGTGCCGCGCGTGCCGGGACACCCGGACCTGCGTGACGTGGACCTCTTCGAGATCGCGCTGGTCAGGAGCGCCGCCGAGCTGATGCGGATCCCGGCCGGCACCATACTGGTGCTCGGCAACAGCCGTCCGATGCTCGCCAAGGTCACCGGGATCTTCGAGCCGGTGAACGCCGCCGACCGCTACTGGCATCACGACCTCAACGTGATCAAGGCCTCGGTGCGCAGGATGGCCGGCACCGACCGTGAGGAGCACCACATCACGGCACTCACCGGGCCGTCCTCGTTGACCCGGCTGAACGGCGACAGCCGTGACCTGCGGTACTACTGGGTGCTCGCCGTCGACAACGCGAAGATCGACGCGCGCAACGCCGGTGACACGGTGGCCGGGGTGGCCGAGTTCCGGCGCCGGGTCGGCCTCGCCGCCACCGACCAGATCACCACGTGGTCGCAGGTGGCCGGGTTCTCCGTCTGGGAGCTCGGCACCGCGCTCGACGAGGTGCTGAACGACTACCTGCGGCAGCTCGCCACGGCGCAGGCCCTGGCGTACCTGGCCACCGGCGGCCTCGCCGTCGTCGCGGCCGGGGTGCTGGCGCTCGCCGCGCAGTTGCTGACCGAACGCATGGCCGGCGCGCTGGCCCTGGCCCGCGCGCGCGGCGCGTCCCTGCGGCAGGTCGTGCTGACCGGCACCGGGACGGTGGCGCTGGCCTGCGCGCCGGCGGCGCTCATCGGGTACGCGCTGTCGTACCTCGTGCCGGGGCCCGTCACCTCGATCGTGCATCTCGGGCCGCTGTTCATCGTCGCGGTCGCGCTGGTGTTCGCCGCCACCCGGGTGGCCCTCGCGCACCGCAGGCCGCTGAACGAACGCCGCGCCGACGTCGCGGCCCGCCGGCCGTCCCCCCGGCGGCTGATGCTGGAGCTGGTGGTCGTGGTGCTGGCCCTCGCCGGGGCCTACCTGCTGCGCAACCGCGGCCTCACCACCGACGTCAGGGGCGGCTCGGCCCCCGCCGGTGATCCGTTCCTGATGCTGGTACCCGTGGCGCTCACGGTGGCCGTGGCGCTGATCGTGCTGCGCTGCTACCCCTACCCCCTGCGGCTGGTGGTGTGGCTGGCCGCGCGGGCCCGGCCCGCGGTGCCGTTCGTCGGCATGACGCTCGCGGCCCGCGCGCGGGCCGTCACCGCGCTGCCGGTGCTGATCCTGCTGCCGGCGCTCGCCGTGTCGGTGTACGGCGCCGTCGTCGGCGGCACCCTCGACGCCACGCAGCGCCTCGCGGCGTGGCAGGCGACCGGGGCCGCGGGCCGGGTGGAGAGCGCCGCCGAGCTGCCCGCCGGCGTCGTCGCCGCGGTACGCGAGGTCCCCGGCGTACGGACCGTGCTGCCGGCCGACAAGGGGACGGCGCAGATCGGCCTCGGCGGCAGGAGCGCCACCGTCGTCGCGATCGACCTCGACGCCTACCGCCGCCTGGTGGCCGGCACGCCGCTGACCGTACCCGCCGCACCCGCGGGCGGACCCGCGGGGACCATCCCGGCGCTGGTCTCGCCGGACCTCGCCAACCTGTCGGAGTTCGAGATCGGCTGGCACGTCCGCATGAAGCTCAGCAAGCGGGGGGTCGTCGCCGACGGCCTGCCCGGCATCGGCTTCACCACGCACAGCTTGATCATCGTGCCGTTCGACGCCTCCGAGCGCGCCGGGTCCCGTGAATACACCAGCATGCTGCTGCTCGGCGGGGAGGACATCGACGCCGGACGGCTGCGCGCCGCGACGGGGAACGTCCCCCCCATCCACGTGGCGACGTTCGGCGAGTCCCTCGGCCGGATCACCGGCACGCCGCTCACCGGCACGATCACGACCGCGTTCCAGGTGGTCACCGTGGCGCTCGCCGTGTACGCGCTGCTCACCGTGATCATCGCGCTGGTGACGGGGGCCGCCGACCGGGTGCGCGCGCTGTCGTTCCTGCGCACCCTCGGGCTGTCGGAACGGCAGGCGGCGGCGCTGACCGTCCTCGAGGTCACGCCGCTGATCTTCCTGACCGCGTGCGCCGGGCTCGCGCTCGGCCTCGCGCTCCCCGCGGCTCTCGGGCCCGGGCTCGACCTCGGCGTCTACGCCGGCGGCATCGCCGTGCGCGCGTACGAGATCGACCCCGGCACGCCGGTGCTGCTGGCCGCCGGGCTCACCGCCGTGGCCGTCGGCGGCGCCTTCCTGCACGCCGCGATCGGCCGGCGCCGGTCGCTCGGCTCCATCCTGCGAGTGGGGGACTGA
- a CDS encoding ABC transporter permease: MRGRTPLVLRRAFSEPLLVFAAFGSILLATTTLVALTLYASTVADVGVKRAMLTAPTAVTATTVSASIREGGFPAADGAVRGRIGELTAGPGGAPVPHEISLSAQSDSYAMPDQQRREHPELTRFGTYDGLDRQARLLEGSWPRPATGGTVEAALSQPAADAMDLGAGQEFVVVGRLDHKPVRVTVTGVYQLRDPYAERWTGQELLRKGVERGDYTTYGPLMVPRETFLARFTTSVNFTWTAVPDLSGLDQSGLRPFAAAVDRLGDALTRDCPTCETYSRLPDMLTDLDRAALVARSTMLVPVLQLLLLAAYALVLTARLLADHRRMEVALLRSRGAGSVWLGLLAGAETLLVAVPCALVAPFLAPPLLRLVNSLPWIKAAGVDVAAEPDGTAFAVSAGVALACAVLLALPALRGARRTYIEEQSLRGRGDRQGWLQRAGGDVALAVVAALAIWQLRRYGAPVTTTSSGDLGIDPLIVTGPALALLCGGMLGLRLVPRVSRLAERVTSRRRSLAPALGSWQVSRRPARYSGPALLLTMAVAIGVVSMATAATWRGSQLDQARHQAGADLRVAAPPESAELGGMGRGAAYAALPGVTAVSPVHRGTVSFSQGNVTILAADAAKLGTMVTLRDDLSPVPMTSLAGRLAAARPPTPSVPLPGTPGSLSLDVRLRLDRPEVAEQYVSLRLRMVLVDALGVQRHLTFGPLDADGAAHRLTADLAGLAGQEGRLAYPLAIRGFAIQVPVPFDGSGLELALDAIATGDGTRVTLPSGLRWGHLARREGHVTGEQLTTGPGLFTVKVPKPSGTQRDPAGPEDVSVVAAPADVPDEALFAAPPADGGPGPAGQDASIFRPVPVVVTSDVAAREKLTVGGAGVMQLDGRPVRITVAGIVAAMPGTAAGAPAVLADLPTLTARDVASGREPRAPLEWWMSAENHDSGPAAAELARHPDWDQTVVDIGTLTRQLRDDPLASGLQGALILGFAAALVFAALGFLVNAAVAARERGAEFAILRALGVSFRQIFGLLAVEQAFLIGLSVAGGTLLAVVVATLVVPHIVLTGQASLVTPPVLLDIPWPATLAMLAAVSALLFAIVAALARSLRRQGLGRALRIGEDR; the protein is encoded by the coding sequence ATGCGGGGGCGGACACCTCTGGTGCTGAGGCGTGCGTTCAGTGAGCCCCTGCTGGTGTTCGCCGCGTTCGGGTCGATCCTCCTCGCGACCACCACGCTGGTCGCGCTGACCCTGTACGCCTCCACCGTCGCCGACGTCGGCGTGAAGCGGGCCATGCTGACCGCGCCGACGGCCGTCACCGCCACCACCGTCAGCGCCTCCATCCGCGAAGGTGGGTTCCCCGCGGCCGACGGCGCCGTACGCGGCCGGATCGGTGAGCTGACCGCGGGGCCGGGTGGCGCGCCGGTGCCGCATGAGATCAGCCTCAGCGCGCAGTCCGACTCCTACGCCATGCCGGACCAGCAACGCCGGGAACATCCGGAGCTGACCCGTTTCGGCACCTACGACGGCCTGGACCGGCAGGCCCGGCTGCTTGAGGGCTCCTGGCCGCGGCCCGCCACCGGCGGCACCGTGGAGGCGGCGCTGTCACAGCCGGCGGCCGACGCCATGGACCTCGGCGCGGGCCAGGAGTTCGTCGTGGTGGGACGCCTGGACCACAAGCCGGTCCGGGTCACGGTGACCGGCGTGTACCAGTTGCGTGACCCGTACGCCGAGCGCTGGACCGGTCAGGAACTGCTGCGCAAAGGTGTGGAACGCGGCGACTACACCACCTACGGCCCGCTGATGGTGCCGCGTGAGACGTTCCTCGCGCGCTTCACCACCAGCGTGAACTTCACGTGGACCGCGGTCCCCGACCTGTCGGGCCTCGACCAGAGCGGCCTGCGGCCGTTCGCCGCCGCGGTGGACCGCCTCGGCGACGCGCTCACCCGCGACTGCCCCACCTGCGAGACCTACAGCCGGCTCCCCGACATGCTGACCGACCTGGACAGAGCGGCACTCGTGGCGAGGTCCACGATGCTGGTCCCCGTGCTGCAACTGCTGCTGCTCGCGGCGTACGCGCTGGTGCTCACCGCGCGCCTGCTGGCCGACCACCGCCGCATGGAGGTGGCGCTGCTGCGCTCACGCGGCGCCGGCAGTGTGTGGCTCGGCCTGCTGGCCGGCGCGGAGACCCTGCTGGTGGCCGTGCCGTGCGCTCTGGTGGCGCCGTTCCTCGCTCCCCCGCTGCTCCGCCTGGTCAACTCACTGCCGTGGATCAAGGCCGCCGGGGTGGACGTCGCGGCCGAGCCCGACGGCACGGCGTTCGCGGTGTCGGCCGGGGTGGCGCTGGCGTGCGCCGTGCTGCTCGCACTGCCGGCGCTGCGCGGCGCGAGGCGCACCTACATCGAGGAGCAGTCGCTGCGCGGCCGCGGCGACCGGCAGGGCTGGCTGCAGCGCGCCGGCGGCGACGTCGCGCTCGCGGTGGTCGCGGCGCTCGCCATCTGGCAGTTGCGGCGGTACGGCGCTCCGGTGACGACCACCAGCAGCGGGGACCTCGGCATCGACCCGCTGATCGTGACCGGGCCCGCGCTCGCGCTGCTGTGCGGCGGCATGCTCGGGCTGCGGCTCGTGCCACGGGTCTCCCGCCTCGCCGAACGCGTCACCTCGCGGCGCAGGAGCCTCGCACCGGCCCTCGGGTCCTGGCAGGTGAGCCGCCGTCCGGCCCGCTACTCCGGCCCCGCGCTGCTGCTCACCATGGCGGTGGCGATCGGCGTGGTGTCCATGGCGACGGCCGCCACGTGGCGCGGCTCGCAGCTCGACCAGGCACGCCACCAGGCGGGTGCCGACCTGCGGGTGGCCGCGCCACCGGAGTCGGCGGAACTCGGCGGCATGGGCCGCGGCGCGGCGTACGCGGCCCTGCCGGGGGTGACCGCCGTCAGCCCCGTGCACCGGGGCACCGTGTCCTTCTCGCAGGGCAACGTCACGATCCTCGCGGCCGACGCCGCCAAGCTCGGCACGATGGTGACGCTGCGCGACGACCTGTCCCCCGTGCCGATGACGTCCCTGGCCGGCCGCCTCGCCGCCGCGCGTCCCCCCACGCCGTCCGTGCCGCTGCCGGGCACCCCCGGCTCGCTGTCCCTCGACGTGCGGCTGCGCCTCGACCGGCCCGAGGTGGCCGAGCAGTACGTCTCGCTGCGGCTGCGCATGGTGCTGGTCGACGCGCTCGGCGTGCAGCGCCACCTGACGTTCGGGCCGCTTGACGCCGACGGCGCGGCGCACCGCCTCACCGCCGACCTCGCGGGGCTCGCCGGTCAGGAGGGACGGCTCGCGTACCCGCTGGCGATCCGCGGCTTCGCCATCCAGGTCCCCGTGCCCTTCGACGGCAGCGGGCTGGAGCTGGCGCTCGACGCGATCGCCACCGGCGACGGCACGCGGGTCACCCTGCCCTCCGGGCTGCGGTGGGGGCACCTGGCGCGACGGGAGGGCCACGTGACCGGGGAGCAGCTCACGACGGGACCCGGCCTGTTCACCGTCAAGGTTCCGAAGCCGTCCGGCACCCAGCGTGACCCGGCGGGCCCCGAGGACGTCTCGGTGGTCGCCGCACCGGCGGACGTGCCGGACGAGGCGCTGTTCGCTGCTCCCCCCGCCGACGGCGGCCCCGGCCCGGCCGGTCAGGACGCCTCAATCTTCCGGCCGGTGCCGGTGGTGGTGACCTCCGACGTCGCGGCACGCGAGAAGCTCACCGTAGGCGGCGCCGGCGTGATGCAGCTCGACGGCAGGCCGGTGCGGATCACCGTGGCCGGGATCGTCGCCGCCATGCCGGGGACGGCGGCCGGAGCCCCCGCCGTGCTCGCCGACCTGCCGACGCTGACCGCCAGGGACGTGGCGTCGGGACGCGAACCGCGGGCCCCGCTCGAATGGTGGATGTCCGCCGAGAACCACGACTCCGGCCCGGCCGCCGCCGAACTGGCACGCCACCCCGACTGGGACCAGACCGTCGTGGACATCGGCACCCTGACGAGACAACTGCGTGACGACCCGCTGGCGAGTGGCCTGCAGGGTGCGCTCATCCTCGGCTTCGCCGCCGCGCTGGTCTTCGCGGCGCTCGGATTCCTCGTGAACGCGGCCGTGGCCGCGCGGGAACGCGGCGCCGAGTTCGCGATCCTGCGCGCTCTCGGGGTGAGTTTCCGGCAGATCTTCGGGCTGCTGGCGGTGGAGCAGGCGTTCCTGATCGGGCTGTCGGTCGCCGGCGGCACGCTGCTGGCCGTGGTGGTGGCCACGCTGGTCGTGCCGCACATCGTGCTGACCGGCCAGGCGTCCCTGGTGACGCCGCCTGTGCTGCTCGACATCCCCTGGCCCGCGACACTGGCGATGCTCGCGGCGGTGTCGGCGCTGCTGTTCGCGATCGTCGCGGCCCTGGCCCGCTCACTGCGCCGCCAAGGCCTCGGCCGTGCGCTGCGCATCGGGGAGGACCGATGA
- a CDS encoding DUF4870 domain-containing protein, whose translation MTTPPDPADETRQAPRPSFDPPSGPHGTPQDQPQHHTPADSGRPHATPAYGPPSQPYTTPTHDQPSYNHPGPAPSDHGTPQDHGQPAYGQHGYGQPGYGQPGYGQPGYGQAGYSQPGYGQPGYGPGYGQPGYGPGYANPAYGQPHVPGRYGPRPGTDDTTMAMLAHLLGLLTSFIGPLILYVTKKDESPYVRDQAAEALNFQITLVIAYVVCFVLSFLIIGLILFPVLWIGSLIIMIMASVAANRGENYRYPLNIRFVS comes from the coding sequence ATGACCACTCCACCCGACCCGGCCGACGAAACCCGCCAGGCCCCCCGCCCCTCCTTCGACCCGCCCTCCGGCCCCCACGGCACCCCCCAGGACCAACCCCAGCACCACACCCCCGCCGACTCCGGCCGTCCCCACGCCACCCCCGCCTACGGCCCGCCATCCCAGCCGTACACCACCCCCACCCACGACCAGCCCTCCTACAACCACCCCGGCCCCGCGCCGTCCGACCACGGCACCCCACAGGACCACGGCCAACCGGCTTACGGCCAGCACGGCTACGGACAACCCGGCTACGGACAGCCCGGTTATGGCCAGCCCGGCTACGGACAAGCTGGTTACAGCCAACCTGGCTACGGACAACCCGGCTACGGCCCTGGCTACGGACAGCCCGGCTACGGCCCCGGCTACGCCAACCCGGCGTACGGCCAGCCGCACGTCCCCGGCCGCTACGGCCCGCGTCCCGGCACCGACGACACCACGATGGCGATGCTCGCGCACCTGCTGGGCCTGCTCACCTCGTTCATCGGCCCCCTCATCCTCTACGTCACCAAGAAGGACGAGTCCCCCTACGTCCGCGACCAGGCCGCCGAGGCCCTGAACTTCCAGATCACCCTGGTCATCGCCTACGTCGTCTGCTTCGTCCTGTCGTTCCTGATCATCGGCCTCATCCTCTTCCCGGTCCTGTGGATCGGCTCCCTGATCATCATGATCATGGCCTCGGTCGCCGCCAACCGGGGAGAGAACTACCGCTATCCACTGAACATCCGGTTCGTCTCCTGA
- the rpsT gene encoding 30S ribosomal protein S20: MANIKSQIKRNRQNEKARLRNKAVKSSLKTAIRKFREAADQGNAEDAAAFMRAASRQLDKAVSKGVIHKNQAANRKSAIAKRAAALQAK, from the coding sequence GTGGCGAACATCAAGTCCCAGATCAAGCGCAACCGGCAGAACGAAAAGGCCCGGCTGCGCAACAAGGCCGTCAAGTCGTCGCTGAAGACGGCGATCCGCAAGTTCCGTGAGGCCGCCGACCAGGGCAACGCGGAAGACGCCGCCGCTTTCATGCGCGCCGCGTCCCGTCAGCTGGACAAGGCCGTCAGCAAGGGCGTCATCCACAAGAACCAGGCGGCCAACCGCAAGTCGGCCATCGCCAAGCGCGCCGCCGCTCTGCAGGCCAAGTAA
- the lepA gene encoding translation elongation factor 4 gives MRIQPGQTDPALIRNFCIIAHIDHGKSTLADRMLQLTGVVDDRQMRAQYLDRMDIERERGITIKSQAVRLPWDGHVLNMIDTPGHVDFTYEVSRSLEACEGAILLVDAAQGIEAQTLANLYLAMNADLHIIPVLNKIDLPAAQPDKYAEEIAGLIGCDPSDVLRVSGKTGAGVKELLDHVVTTIPAPVGDAQAAARALIFDSVYDTYRGVVTYVRVVDGGLSKRERTIMMSTGASHETLEIGVISPEPVPSASLGVGEVGYLITGVKDVRQARVGDTVTSAARPASEALGGYDHPRPMVYSGLYPIDGDDYPELREALDKLRLNDAALVYEPETSAALGFGFRCGFLGLLHMEIVRERLEREFNLSLISTAPNVIYRVIMEDGKELIVTNPSEFPAGKISEIHEPTVKATVLSPADHIGAIMELCQGRRGALLGMDYLSEDRVEIRYTLPLGEIIFDFFDQLKSRTRGYASLDYEPSGEQVADLVKVDILLQGEAVDAFSAIVHRDKAYSYGVEMAKKLKDLIPRQQFEVPIQAAIGSRVIARENIRAIRKDVLAKCYGGDISRKRKLLEKQKEGKKRMKMVGRVEVPQEAFVAALSTEAPAADKARK, from the coding sequence GTGCGCATCCAGCCTGGCCAGACCGACCCCGCGTTGATCCGCAACTTCTGCATCATCGCGCACATCGACCATGGCAAGTCCACACTCGCCGACCGGATGCTCCAGCTCACCGGTGTCGTCGACGACCGGCAGATGCGCGCGCAGTACCTCGACCGCATGGACATCGAGCGTGAGCGCGGCATCACCATCAAGTCGCAGGCCGTCCGCCTCCCCTGGGACGGTCATGTGCTCAACATGATCGACACCCCCGGCCACGTGGACTTCACCTATGAGGTGTCCCGGTCGCTCGAAGCCTGCGAAGGCGCGATCCTGCTGGTGGACGCCGCGCAGGGCATCGAGGCGCAGACCCTCGCCAACCTCTACCTGGCCATGAACGCCGACCTGCACATCATCCCGGTGCTCAACAAGATCGACCTCCCCGCCGCGCAGCCCGACAAGTACGCCGAGGAGATCGCCGGCCTCATCGGCTGCGACCCCTCCGACGTGCTGCGCGTGTCCGGCAAGACCGGCGCCGGCGTCAAGGAGCTGCTCGACCACGTGGTCACCACCATCCCCGCGCCGGTCGGCGACGCGCAGGCGGCGGCCCGCGCGCTGATCTTCGACTCGGTGTACGACACCTACCGCGGCGTCGTCACCTACGTGCGGGTCGTGGACGGCGGCCTGTCCAAGCGCGAGCGCACCATCATGATGTCCACCGGCGCCAGCCACGAGACCCTGGAGATCGGGGTCATCTCCCCCGAGCCCGTGCCGTCCGCCTCGCTCGGCGTCGGCGAGGTCGGCTACCTCATCACCGGCGTCAAGGACGTCCGCCAGGCCCGGGTCGGCGACACCGTCACCTCCGCGGCCCGTCCCGCGAGCGAGGCCCTCGGCGGCTACGACCACCCCCGCCCCATGGTGTACTCCGGCCTGTATCCCATCGACGGCGACGACTACCCCGAGCTGCGCGAGGCCCTCGACAAGCTCAGGCTGAACGACGCGGCGCTGGTGTACGAGCCGGAGACCTCCGCGGCGCTCGGCTTCGGTTTCCGCTGCGGCTTCCTCGGGCTGCTGCACATGGAGATCGTCCGCGAGCGGCTGGAGCGCGAGTTCAACCTGTCGCTCATCTCCACCGCGCCGAACGTCATCTACCGCGTCATCATGGAGGACGGCAAGGAGCTCATCGTCACCAACCCCTCGGAGTTCCCGGCCGGCAAGATCTCCGAGATCCACGAGCCGACGGTGAAGGCCACGGTGCTGTCCCCGGCCGACCACATCGGCGCCATCATGGAGCTGTGCCAGGGCCGCCGCGGCGCGCTGCTCGGCATGGACTACCTGTCGGAGGACCGCGTCGAGATCCGCTACACCCTGCCGCTCGGCGAGATCATCTTCGACTTCTTCGACCAGCTCAAGTCCCGCACCCGCGGTTACGCCTCGCTCGACTACGAGCCCTCCGGCGAGCAGGTGGCCGACCTGGTCAAGGTCGACATCCTCCTGCAGGGCGAGGCGGTCGACGCGTTCAGCGCCATCGTGCACCGCGACAAGGCCTACTCCTACGGCGTCGAGATGGCCAAGAAGCTCAAGGACCTCATCCCGCGCCAGCAGTTCGAGGTCCCCATCCAGGCCGCCATCGGCTCCCGCGTCATCGCACGCGAGAACATCCGCGCCATCCGCAAGGACGTCCTCGCCAAGTGCTACGGCGGTGACATCAGCCGTAAGCGCAAGCTGCTGGAGAAGCAGAAGGAAGGCAAGAAGCGCATGAAGATGGTCGGCCGCGTCGAGGTCCCCCAGGAGGCCTTCGTCGCCGCGCTGTCCACCGAGGCCCCCGCCGCGGACAAGGCCAGGAAGTGA
- the hemW gene encoding radical SAM family heme chaperone HemW has translation MPSVVLEGDPVPATGELPAEALRSLGTRPFGFYVHVPFCVTRCGYCDFNTYTAAELGPGASRAGYAATAIEEIRLARRVLGDADMPVSTVFFGGGTPTLLPAADLVSVLRAVDTEFGLAPDAEVTTEANPESVTPTALAELRAGGFTRVSFGMQSAAPHVLAVLDRRHTPGRPAAAVHEARAAGFEHISLDLIYGTPGETAGDWRDSLTAAVEAAPDHISAYSLIVEDGTRLAARIRRGELPMPDDDLAADRYTAADTLLSAAGYDWYEVSNWATSEASRCRHNLLYWTGGDWWGVGPGAHSHIDGVRWWNVKHPTPYAARLAAGTSPGQAREHLTPADRHLERLMLELRLSSGYPLSDIPPPSRPAAARALATGLLDPAPFTKGRAVLTLKGRLLADAVIRDLT, from the coding sequence GTGCCTTCCGTAGTGCTCGAAGGGGACCCGGTCCCCGCCACCGGCGAGCTCCCCGCCGAGGCCCTGCGGAGCCTCGGCACCCGGCCGTTCGGCTTCTACGTCCACGTGCCGTTCTGCGTGACCCGCTGCGGCTACTGCGACTTCAACACCTACACCGCCGCCGAGCTCGGCCCCGGCGCGTCCAGAGCAGGTTACGCGGCCACCGCGATCGAGGAGATCCGCCTGGCCCGCCGCGTGCTCGGCGACGCCGACATGCCGGTGAGCACGGTGTTCTTCGGCGGCGGCACCCCCACCCTGCTCCCCGCGGCCGACCTGGTCTCCGTCCTGCGCGCCGTCGACACCGAGTTCGGCCTCGCGCCGGACGCCGAGGTCACCACCGAGGCCAACCCCGAGTCCGTCACCCCGACCGCGCTGGCCGAGCTCCGCGCCGGCGGCTTCACCCGCGTCAGCTTCGGCATGCAGAGCGCCGCACCCCACGTCCTCGCCGTGCTCGACCGCCGCCACACCCCCGGCCGTCCCGCCGCGGCCGTCCACGAGGCCCGTGCCGCCGGCTTCGAGCACATCAGCCTCGACCTCATCTACGGCACACCCGGCGAGACCGCCGGCGACTGGCGCGACTCCCTGACCGCCGCCGTCGAGGCCGCTCCCGATCACATCTCCGCCTACTCCCTGATCGTCGAGGACGGCACCCGCCTCGCCGCACGCATCCGCCGCGGCGAGCTCCCCATGCCCGACGACGACCTCGCCGCCGACCGCTACACCGCGGCCGACACCCTGCTGTCGGCCGCCGGCTACGACTGGTACGAGGTCTCCAACTGGGCCACCTCCGAGGCGTCCCGCTGCCGCCACAACCTCCTGTACTGGACCGGCGGCGACTGGTGGGGTGTCGGCCCCGGCGCGCACAGCCACATCGACGGCGTCCGCTGGTGGAACGTCAAACACCCCACCCCCTACGCCGCACGCCTCGCCGCCGGCACCTCCCCCGGCCAGGCCCGCGAACACCTCACCCCCGCCGACCGCCACCTCGAACGCCTGATGCTCGAACTCCGCCTGAGCTCCGGCTACCCCCTCTCCGACATCCCACCCCCGTCCCGCCCCGCCGCCGCCAGAGCCCTCGCCACCGGCCTCCTCGACCCGGCCCCGTTCACCAAGGGCCGCGCCGTCCTCACCCTGAAGGGCCGCCTCCTCGCGGACGCCGTGATCCGCGACCTGACCTGA
- a CDS encoding DUF3097 domain-containing protein, whose protein sequence is MRDYGRDVLAGGRWRRPRAEIPRVPAEPGLVVEDANGAGDGFCGAVVACDKEAVTLEDRFGRRRVFPLAPAAFLLDGRPVTLVRPEGQAARTPGRSASGSVAVTGLRARVARESRIYVEGLHDAALVEKIWGHDLRVEGVVVEYLEGVDDLPAIVEEFAPGPGRRLGVLVDHLVPGSKESRIAAQVSSPQVLITGHPFVDIWQAVKPSVLGIPAWPDVPRGVPWKEGVLDALGWRLTPPDAWRRILGSVRTYTDLEPQLLGRVEELIDFVTTEEHS, encoded by the coding sequence ATGCGGGACTACGGACGGGATGTGCTGGCCGGCGGCCGGTGGAGAAGGCCGCGGGCCGAGATCCCGCGCGTCCCCGCCGAGCCGGGCCTGGTCGTGGAGGACGCGAACGGCGCCGGGGACGGTTTCTGCGGCGCCGTGGTGGCATGTGACAAGGAAGCCGTCACCCTGGAGGACCGCTTCGGGAGGCGTCGCGTCTTCCCGCTGGCCCCCGCCGCGTTCCTGCTCGACGGCAGGCCGGTGACGCTGGTGCGACCCGAGGGCCAGGCGGCGCGCACCCCCGGTCGCAGTGCGTCCGGGTCCGTCGCCGTGACGGGCCTGCGCGCGCGGGTCGCGCGGGAGAGCCGCATCTACGTCGAGGGCCTGCACGACGCGGCCCTCGTGGAGAAGATCTGGGGCCACGACCTGCGGGTCGAAGGCGTCGTCGTCGAGTACCTCGAAGGCGTGGACGACCTGCCGGCGATCGTCGAGGAGTTCGCCCCCGGCCCCGGCCGGCGCCTCGGCGTCCTGGTCGACCACCTGGTCCCCGGCTCCAAGGAGAGCCGCATCGCCGCACAGGTGTCCTCCCCCCAGGTCCTGATCACCGGCCACCCCTTCGTGGACATCTGGCAGGCCGTGAAACCGTCCGTCCTCGGTATCCCCGCCTGGCCAGACGTGCCTCGCGGCGTACCGTGGAAGGAAGGTGTGCTCGACGCGCTCGGCTGGCGCCTGACCCCGCCGGACGCCTGGCGCCGCATCCTCGGGTCGGTCCGCACCTACACCGACCTCGAGCCCCAACTCCTCGGCCGCGTCGAGGAACTGATCGACTTCGTGACCACCGAGGAGCACTCATGA